ggagggggaaccccaaaaacggggggggaccccaaaaacgggggGGAACCCAAAACTGGGagggggaaccccaaaaacgggggggaccccaaaaacggggggaccccaaaaacgggggGAACCCAAAAATgggaggggaccccaaaaacgggggGAACCCAGAAacggggggaccccaaaaacgggggggaccccaaaaacgggggGACCCAAAAACGGGGGGAACCCAAAAATgggaggggaccccaaaaacgggggGGGAAAGATCTCAAAACTGGGAGGATCCCAAAACCagggaaatcccaaaatcccgggGTGGGGGATGGAAATCCCAAAACTGGGAGGGGGATCCCAAATCTGAAGGGTGACCCCAAAACCAGGAGGGGAAATCCCAAAACTGGgggagaaaaatcccaaaaccaggagtgaaccccaaaattgggaagggaaaaatcctAAAACTGGGGGGGAAATATCCCAAAACTTGGAGGATCCCCAAAatggggggaccccaaaactggggagggggaaatcCTAAAACCAggagggaaccccaaaattggggTGGGGGAAATCCCCAAAGCAAGGGGATCCCAAATGtgaggggggaccccaaaaccggGAGGGGATCCCAAAACGGGGATGGGACCCCAAAACCGGGGAGGGCAAAATCCCAAAGCCAGAACTGgagaggggaccccaaaattaaGAGAGGGAAATCCCAAAAGCAGgaggggaaccccaaaaccaaggggaaccccaaaattgggAGGGGGAGTTCCCAAACTGAGAAGGGATCCCAAAACTGGGGAGAGAAATTCCAAAACTGgtggaaaaaattcccaaaattggggaggggaaaaatcccaaaactggGAGGGGAGGACCCCAAAATTGGGGGGGGTGGTAaaattttgggggggaggggtATCAAAATTAGGGATTCCTCTAAGAAAggaggggggaccccaaaaaagAGAAGTTCCCCTAAAAGGGGAGGGatccccaaaaaatggggggtccccaaaaataGGGGGGGGTCTCCAAAAAAAGGGTCCCCAGAGATAATGGAGAGAAATTCATGGAGGGGGTCCCCAAAAAATGAGAGGGGAGAGTTCCCCAAAAACGGGGGGTCCCCAAAAAAAGGGGGATCCCCAAAAACTggatccccccaaaaaaaggggATCCCCAAAAAAGGAGTTCTTAAAAAAAGTCTCcaaagagaatggaaaaaatgCATGGAGGGGGTCCCCAAAAAAATGAGACTGGAGGGTCCCCCAAAAACCAGAGGGTCCCCAAAACAGCATGGGGGTCTCCCAAAAACGGAGGGGGGGGGTCCCCGAAAAAAAAGGggatcccaaaaaaaaaaagagtccaAAAAAAAGGGGATCCCCAAAAAAGGGGCTCttaaaaaaagcccccaaagaTAATAGAGAAAAACCCATAGAGAGGGTCCCCAAAAATGAGAGGGGGGTGTCCCCCAAAAACCAGGGGGTCCCCAAATAGGGTGGGGGTCCCCCGAATAGGGTGGGGGTCCCCCAAGGCCGGGGGTCCCCCCAAATCCCCgtctctggcagtgctggtgcagcGCGGCCCCGACGGGAAGGcgcagctggtgctgctggaccACGGCCTGTACGAGACCCTGAGCGAGAGGTGAGCGCACCCCAAAATCGGGGGCGCCCCAAAAACAGGGGGGGACCCCGAAAAATAGAGGGGGAATCCAGAAAATATGGGGGGACCCCGAAAAATATGGGGGGGGAGCCCAAAATATATGGGGGAACCTCAAAATTCCCAGGGGGAACCCAAAAAATACGGGGGGAGCCCAAAAATTATggagggaaccccaaaaatcaggggcaccccaaaaatatgGGGGGACCCCGAAAAATATGAGGGGAATCCAGAAAATTTGGGTGGAATGCAAAAACTTTGGGGGGAATCCAGAAAACCTGAGGGGAACCCAGAAAATATGGGGGGACAGCAAAAAAAACGGGGgacccccaaaaaacacaggGGGATCTCTAAAAATatgggggaaccccaaaaaatatGGGGGGAgcccaaaaaaaaagggatcCCAAAAAAGTGGGGATCCCCAAGAAAGGGGGGGATCCCAAAATTGGGGGGATCCCcaaaaaagggggagaaaacccccaaaagaaacagagaggGGTTCCCCAAAAATGGGGGTGGTCCCCAAAAACAGGCAAAGGGTCACTGAGGATTGTGTGTGGGGGTTCCCCAAATCCGGGGGgtccccaaaattcctggggGGGTCCCCAAATTTTGCTCTCCGCAGGGACCGGGTGTCGCTGTGCGGGCTCTGGAGAGCGATCGTGCTGCGGGACCACGGAGCCATGAGGGACAGGGCGGCTGAACTGGGGGTGCAGGGtgaggggaccccaaaaatgaaccccaaaaatgggagagggaccccaaaaccccctgaGGGACAGGGCGGCTGAACTGGGGGTGCAGGGtgaggggaccccaaaaatgaaCCCCAAAATGGgagagggaccccaaaaatgaaCCCTAAAAAATGAACCCCAAAAATGAACCCAAAAATGAGGaatgggaccccaaaaatgaaCCCAAAAATGGgagagggaccccaaaaatgaaCCCAAAAATGGgagagggaccccaaaaatgaacccaaaaataaaccccaaaaccccctgagggacagggcagaggaactgggggtgcagggtgaggggaccccaaaaatgaccccaaaacccctgagggacagggcagaggaACTGGGGGTGCAGGGTGAGGGAACCCCCCAAAATGGgagagggaccccaaaaatggggaatgggaccccaaaattggggATGAGGGACAGGGCGGCTGAACTCGGGGTGCAGGGTGAGGGGAACCCAAAAATGAACCCCAAAAGTGGgagagggaccccaaaaccctctGAGGGACAGGGCGGTGGAACTGGGGGTGCAGGGtgaggggaccccaaaactggggagaaggaaccccaaaaatgaacccaaaaattgggaatgggaccccaaaaatggggtgacagggcagcagaaCTCGGGGTGCAGGGtgaggggggaccccaaaaatgaaCCCAAAAATTGGGAGGGGACACCCCAGAACACCCTGAGGGACAGGGCGGCAGAACTGGGGGTGCAGGGTGagagaaccccaaaaatgaACCCAAAAATGAACCCCAAAATGGGGGAATGGGACCTCAAAAATTGAGAGAGGGGACCCTAAAGTCTCTAGGAGAGGACCCCAAAATTGGGGTGAGGGGACCTCAAAAATGTTGGTGAGAGAGTCCCAAAAACTGGGGCAGGaggaccccaaaatctgggggAGGGaatcccaaaaatggggaggaCCCCAAAATTGgagaggggaccccaaaaattgGGGTGAGGGGGGTGGAGAGGCCCTAAAATCCAGGTGTGAGCAggaggggggaccccaaaatttggggattcggggaccccaaaacccaccttGGACACCACACCTGGGGAGTTACCTGCGGGTCACCTGGGGTcatctggggacacctgggggtCACCCAAGGTCACCTGGGGGTTACCAGGGGTTACCTGGCAGTACCTGGGGTCATCTGGGAGTTACCTGGGGGTTACCTGGGATCAACTGGGGTTACCTGGGGGTCACCCAAGGTCACCTGGGGGTTACCAGGGGTTACCTGGCAGTacttggggtcacctgggggttACCTGGGGGTTGCCTGGGGGTAGCTGGGGTTACTTGGGGTCATGTGGGGATTACCTGGGTCACCTGGGGGTTACCTGGGGGTTACCAGGGGTTACCTGGCAGtacctggggtcacctgggggttACCTGGGGACAACTGGGGTTACTTGGGGTCATGTGGGGATTACCTGGGTCACCTGGGCATATTTGAGGTTacttggggtcacctggggatacctgggggacacctgggggtTCCCTGTTCACACCTGTGCTCGCCTGTCCCCAGACTATTTCCTGTTCTCGGAGATGCTGATGCAGCGCCCCCTGGGCCGCCGGTCGCGGCTGCtgggcgggcggggcgcggctcACCTGGCCGGGGAGGCGCGGGGGCCGCAGCTGCAGGGCGCACCTGAGGGGCACCTGAGCGGGGAGGAGCGCGGCTACATGCAGAGCATGGCGGCGCAGCGCTTCCCGCACATCCTGCAGGTGCTGCGCGCGCTGCCCCGCCCCATGCTGCTGGTGTTCAGGAACATCAACACCGTCAGGAGCGTGCACGCGGCCCTGGGGGCACCTGCGGATCGGTACGGGATCATGGCGCGCAGGTGAGACACCtgacaggtgtgtgtgtgtgatcacaggtgtgtgtgtgtgtgtgtgtgtgtgtgtgtgtgtgctgctggtgttcAGGAACATCAACACCGTGAGGAGCGTCCATGCTGCATTGGGAGCACCTGCGGACAGATACGGGATCATGGCGCGCAGGTGAGACAGGTGTGatacaggtgtgtgtgtgtgatacaggtgtgtgtgtgtgtgtgtgtgctgctggtgttcCGCAACATCAACACCGTCAGGAGCGTCCACGCTGCACTGGGGGCACCTGCTGACAGATACGGGATCATGGCGCGCAGGTGAgacaggtgtgtgtgtgatacaggtgtgtgtgtgtgtgtgtgtgtgcgctGCTGGTGTTCAGGAACATCAACACCGTCAGGAGCGTGCACGCGGCCCTGGGGGCACCTGCGGATCGGTACGGGATCATGGCGCGCAGGTGAGACAGGGGTGCCTGTGAGTGatacaggtgtgtgtgtgtgatacaggtgtgtgtgtgtgtatgatacaggtgtgtgtgtgtgtgtgcgctGCTGGTGTTCAGGAACATCAACACCGTCAGGAGCGTGCACGCGGCCCTGGGGGCACCTGCTGACAGATACGGGATCATGGCGCGCAGGTGAGACAGGTGTGATACAGGTGTGTGTGATACAGGTGTGTGTGATacaggtgtgtgtgtgatacaggtgtgtgtgtgtgtgtgtgctgctggtgttcAGGAACATCAACACCGTCAGGAGTGTCCATGCTGCACTGGGGGCACCTGCGGATCGGTACGGGATCATGGCGCGCAGGTGAGACACCTgacaggtgtgtgtgtgatcacaggtgtgtgtgtgatcacaggtgtgtgtgtgtgtgtgtgtgtgtgtgctgctggtgttcAGGAATATCAACACCGTCAGGAGCGTCCATGCTGCACTGGGGGCACCTGCGGATCGGTACGGGATCATGGCGCGCAGGTGAgacaggtgtgtgtgtgatacaggtgtgtgtgtgtacaggtgtgtgtgtgtgtgtgtgtgtgtgtgtgtgctgctggtgttcAGGAACATCAACACCGTCAGGAGCGTGCACGCGGCCCTGGGGGCACCTGCTGACAGATACGGGATCATGGCGCACAGGTGAGACACCTGACAGGTGTGTACAGGTGTGATACAGGTGTGTGATACAGGTGTGTGATACAGGTGTGATACAGGTGTGTGATACAGGTGTGTGATACAGGTGTGTGATACAGGTGTGTGATACAGGTGTGTGATACAGGTGTGATACAGGTGTGTGATACAGGTGTGTGATACAGGTGTGATATAGGTGTGATACAGGTGTGTGATACAGGTGTGTGTGgggtgcccaggtgagccccaggtgagctcaggtgagCCCTGGGTATCCCTGGCCACCATTTGGGGGGTTGGGGGTTCCCAGGTGAGTTTTGAAGGATGGGGGTGGGTGGGGACACCCAGGTGGCCCCTGCGGGGagcccaggtgaccccaggtgaccccaggtgaccccgcccctcccccacaGCGCCGTGCGCAGCTGGAGCCGCCTCAGGGGGGGCCCCGGGGGGTCCCTGAGACAGCGgctgcacctgggctgggagagcctcAAGTTCGAGCTGGCGCTCAGGTGAGGGGAACAGGTGAGGGGAACAGTGAGGGGGAACAGGTGAGGGGGGAACAGGTGAGAGAGGAACAGGTGAGGGGGGAGCAGGTGAGGGGGAACAGTGAGGGGGGATCAGGTGAGGGGAACAGGTGGGGGGGAACAGGTGGGGGGGGAACAGGTGGGGGGGGAACAGGTGGGGGGGGAACAGGTGGGGGGAACAGTGAGGGGGAACAGGTGAGAGAGGAACAGGTGAGGGGGGAACAGGTGAGGGGGGAGGGGCTCAGGTGAGGGGGGAACAGGTGAGAGAGGAACAGGTGGGGGGGAACAGGTGAGAGGGGAACAGGTGGGGGGGGAACAGGTGAGGGGGAACAGGTGAGGGGAACAGGTGAGGGGGAACAGGTGGGGGGGGAACAggtgaggggagaggggaacaGTGAGTGGGAAACAGGTGAGAGGAACAGGTGAGAGGGGAACAGGTGAGAGGGGAACAGGTGAGGGGGGAACAGGTGAGGGGAACAGGTGAGGGGGAACAggtgaggggagaggggaacaGTGAGGGGGAAACATGTGAGAGAGGAACAGGTGAGGGGGGAACAGGTGAGAGGAACAGGTGAGGGGGGAACAGGTGGGGGGGAACAGGTGAGGGGGAGGGGCTCAGGTGAGGGGGGAACAGGTGAGGGGGAACAGGTGAGAGGGGAACAGGTGAGGGGGAACAGGTGAGAGGGGAACAGGTGAGGGGGAACAGGTGAGAGAGGAACAGGTGGGGGGATATCAGGAGGGGGGAAGAGGTGACGGAGGAGGGGCTGAGGCATGTGATCCctccaggtgtgtgtgtgaccCCCCCCACCAGGGGTGTGAGATACAGGGGTGTGAGATACCGGTGTGTGAGATACAGGTGTGGGTGTGATACAGGTGTCTCTGACCCCCACAGGGGTGTGTGACCCTCCAGGTGTGTGTATGatacaggtgtgtgtgtgtgtcaccccccccaggtgtgtcccccccctcacctgtcccctccccccAGGCTGGACTGGCTGCGGTTCCGATTGGCCGAGGCTGCTCTGCGCCTCTTCAGCCGCTGGGGGGCGCTGCCGCTCGGGGcgcacctgcagcagctgctgcgCGCCTGAGGGGGGCGCCAAacacccaaaaacacccaaaaaacacccaaaaaacaacccaaaaaacgGCTGGGAACGGCAACGTCACCTGGAACAGCGCCGGAGACACCCAAAGTAcccaaaaacacctcaaaaacCGGCTGGGAATGGCAACGTCACCTGGAACAGCTGGGGAACAGCTGGACACACCCAAAGTAcccaaaaacacctcaaaaacTGGCTGGGAATGGCAACGTCACCTGGAACAGCTGGGCAACAgctggggaacagctggagaCACCCAAAAACCAGCTGGAAATACCTGggaaacacatgaaaaatagGTGGAAACACCtgaaataccccaaaaaacagctggaaacacCTGAGAAACAGCCAAAAATTCCTGGGAAACACATGAGAAACAGCTGGAAACACCccaaataccaaaaaaaatcaggtgGAATCCTGAAAAACACCTGGAAATCccccaaaatacccccaaaCCCTggaaaataccccaaaaatcgGCTGGGAATACCAGTatcagctgggaacagctggaaacacccaaaatacccccaaaaacAGCTGGAAGCCAGTTGGAAACACCTGGGAAACACCTGAGAAACAGCTGGAAATCCACAAAATACCCGAAAATCTTCAGTAATCACCCAAAAATCTGCTGGGAACACCAAAATCTGCTGAGAACAgctggggaacagctggaaacaCCCAAAGTACCCCCagaaaacagctggaaacaCCCAAAATACCCCCcaaaacagctggaaatgctAAGAAGCGCCTgaaaaaacagctggaaagaTCTGAAAACCTTTGGAAATACCCCAAAAATTGGCTGGGAATGGCAGAatcagctgggaacagctggggaacagctggaatcaccaaaaatacccccaaaaaaccagctGGAAACACCTGGTAAACACCTGAGAAACACCTAAAATATGCTAAGAACAGCTGGAAACAAGCTAACAAATGTGGGAAACAGCTGGAAAtcccccaaaataccccaaacccCTTGGAAACACCCCAAGAATCAGCTGGGAACAACTGTAAAACAGCTGGAAACACCCAAAATACCCAAATATCTCCCGAGTATCAGCTGGGAACGCTGAATACCACGtgagaaacagctggaaaaactTGGGAGGTGTCAGTAGAACAGCTGGaaagccccaaaatcccccccagaaacagctggaaatgccccaaaaaaagccaaaaatgcCCTAAAATgtccccaaaaccagccaggaaTACGTGAgaatgccagaaaaaaaaaaaaaaaaaaaaccaaacaaccaaaatcCCACAAAAGAACCACCTGAAACTGCCCCAAATATtccaaaaaacaccaaaaatgccacaaaaaCCCACctaaaaactccaaaaaaaaaatcccaacacctgccaaaaaaaatccacttcaagtcttcccccaaaatcccacaaaaaaacacctgaaccccccaaaatttcccaaaaaacaccaaatacCTCCCAAAAAGCCACCTCAAAtcacccccaaaattccaaaaaacaaaaaaaatcccacaaaaaaaccacctggtcccccaaaatttcccaaaaccccaaaaatctcacaaaaccccccccaaaatcccccaaaaacctcagcaaatccccccaaaaatcccaaaaaacaccaaaaatcccacaaaaaaaccctcaaatccctccaaaaaatcccccaaaaagcCACCTGAAccctcccaaaaattcccaaaaataccaaaaatccCACggccccctccccaaattcacTGTGAAATCCCAGAGCACTgtgagccccaaatcccccaaataaaccccaaaacgAGCGGCGCTTGTGTTTTATTACAAacggggattttgggggattttgggaatttttgggggaattttgggggattttgggtccCTCAGAAATGGGCGGTGACGCGATCGATCTCCAGGAGGTCGTCCAGGATCTgtgggggaggggagagagtCGGGTCACCTGTCCACAatctcacctgtccccaaatcTCACCTGTCCAAAATCTCACCTGTCCAAAATCTCACCTGTTCTAATCTCACCTGTCCCAAATCTTACCTGTCCCCAAATTCTCACCTGTTCCAAATCTCACCTGTCCAAAATCTCACCTGTCCCAATCTCACCTGTCCAGATCTCACCTGTCCCAATCTCACCTGGCCCGAATCCCACCTGGCCTGAATCTCACCTGTCCAATCTTCTCACCTGGCCAAAACCAGTCCCACCCCCACTCCAGTCCCAGCTccacacctgtcccaggtgacaCGATGTCAGGTGTGGTGCCAGCTTTCTTGACTAGCCCCacacctgtcccagccccacacctgtcccagcccacacctgtcccaggtgacaCTCACGATGTCAGGTGTGGTGCCGATTTTCTTGGCCAGCCCCACACCTGTCCCAGCCCCGcacctgtcccagccccacacctgtccctgtcctaCACCTGCCCCacacctgtcccagccccacccctgtcccacacctgtcccaggtgacaCTCACGATGTCAGGTGTGGTGCCGATTTTCTTGGCCAGccccacacctgtccctgtcccagcccacacctgtcccaggtgacaCTCACGATGTCAGGTGTGGTGCCGATTTTCTTGGCCAGccccacacctgtccctgtcccagcccacacctgtcccaggtgacaCTCACGATGTCAGGTGTGGTGCCGATTTTCTTGGCCAGCTCCCCCCGCTCCATGGCGCTCAGGTACAGGaacctgcccagcagctccccgtCCAGCACGTTCCGCACGGCGTTCTGCAGCAGCCGCCGCTCCGACTGCAGCaacctgggacaggtgggacaggtgggacaggtgagacaaAGACAggggtgggacaggtgagacaggtgagtGAGTCCAGGACATTCCGCACGGTGTTCTGCAGCAGCCGCCGCTCCgactgcagcagcctgggacaggtgggacaggtgggacagtgagggacaggTAAGAGAGGTGAGgaacaggtgggacaggtgagagaggTGAGACAGGTAAGATTGACAGGTGAGagaggtgagggacaggtgaaacaggtgagagacaggtgagacgggagggacaggtgagacatCAGGGACAGATTAGAGATaggtgagggacagggaaaCAGGTGAGACAAGTGAGGGACAGAGAAACAGGTAAGACAGGTGTGATAGATGTGGGACAGGTGGAACAGGTGACAGATGTGGGACAGACAAATGTCTGGGGTTGAGCCTCACCAGTTGTGtacaggtgtatcccaggtatatcccaggtgtgcccaggtgtgttccCACCTGAACGCCCGCGGGTCGAGCCCCGCCAGGTGCGGCAGGGCGgagctcaggtgtgcccaggtgtatcccaggtgtgttcTCACCTGAACACCCGCGAGTTGAGCCCTGCCAGGTGTGGCAGGGCGGAGCTCAGGTGTGtacaggtgtatcccaggtgtatctcaggtgtgcccaggtgtaccccaggtgtatcccaggtgtgttcTCACCTGAACACCCGCGGGTTGAGCCCCGCCAGGTGCGGCAGGGTGGAGCTCAGGTGTGTacaggtgtatctcaggtgtgtacaggtgtatccaggtgtatcccaggtgtgtacaggtgtaccccaggtgtatcccaggtgtatccaggtgtaccccaggtgtatccaggtgtgcccaggtgtgttcTCACCTGAAGGCCCGCGGGTTGAGCCCCGCCAGGTGCGGCAGGGCGGAGCTCAGCGCGTTCTGCAGCATCAGCAATCTCCTGTAGGTTTTCTCCTGCAtcggcagcagcagccccaggccccCGTCCAGCGTCGCTGCGGGGACGGAGCCTCAGAACCCCgaacctgcaccccaaatctgaaccccaaacctgcaccccaaacctgcaccccgaacctgaaccccaaacctgaaccccaaacctgcaccccaaacctgcaccccaaacctgcaccccaaatctgAACCCTaaacctgcaccccaaacctgcaccccaaacctgcaccccaaacctgcaccccaaacctgcaccccgaacctgaaccccaaacctgcaccccaaacctgcaccccaaatctgAACCTCAAACCTGCACCACAAATCTGAGCCCCAAcctgaaccccaaacctgcaccccaaacctgaaccccaaacctgcacccCGAACCTGAACCCCGAATctgaaccccaaacctgcaccccaaacctgaACCCCAAACCTGAACCCCAAACCTGAACCCCAAACCGTAACCCCAAACCTGAACCCCAAACCTGAACCCCAAACCTGAACCCCAAAcctgaaccccaaacctgcaccctaaacctgcaccccaaacctgaaccccaaatctgaaccccaaacctgcaccccaaacctgcaccccaaacctgaaccccaaatctgaaccccaaacctgcaccccaaacctgcaccccaaatctgaaccccaaacctgaaccccaaaactgaaCCCCAAATctgaaccccaaacctgcaccccaaacctgaaccccaaaactgaaCCCCAAATCTG
This sequence is a window from Oenanthe melanoleuca isolate GR-GAL-2019-014 chromosome 25, OMel1.0, whole genome shotgun sequence. Protein-coding genes within it:
- the LOC130262617 gene encoding uncharacterized protein LOC130262617, with product MENVYRAVYSPKLNKSRHCKTEIFKLTIQTPLRVDLTYDLRDLFHIPRWSGDVSPTALASGAVAGSWAGETPKSGRYFPGFGTNCCLRVLTADFCEGCKITNVQGIQELGLGLRDTAEKLIQVFAEQIFYTGFIHADPHPGNVLVQRGPDGKAQLVLLDHGLYETLSERDRVSLCGLWRAIVLRDHGAMRDRAAELGVQDYFLFSEMLMQRPLGRRSRLLGGRGAAHLAGEARGPQLQGAPEGHLSGEERGYMQSMAAQRFPHILQVLRALPRPMLLVFRNINTVRSVHAALGAPADRYGIMARRNINTVRSVHAALGAPADRYGIMARRSVHAALGAPADRYGIMARRNINTVRSVHAALGAPADRYGIMARRNINTVRSVHAALGAPADRYGIMARRNINTVRSVHAALGAPADRYGIMARRNINTVRSVHAALGAPADRYGIMARRNINTVRSVHAALGAPADRYGIMAHSAVRSWSRLRGGPGGSLRQRLHLGWESLKFELALRGV